The genomic stretch GCCAGTATTAAAAATCTCAAATAAAAAAGAAGGAAAAGTTGTTAAAGGTAATAAATTTCAAGTGCCATATTTTTCCCGAAGAGAAGAATTTTATATTAGAAGATTCATAGATAGACAGATTCCTTCATTACGCAGGTTAGATGACGATGTATGGATAGATGAAAGAAATAAACAAATTATGACATTTTTTGATATATCCGTGAGGTTTCCTGATGAAGTAGCGTATTTATCAAAGGATTTGGCAAGAAAGGGAATTAGCAAAGAGAGCCTGACATTACTTAATGACAAATGGTTACAAACTATTGTGGAGAAGGTTATTGTTCAATTCATACGAGCACAAAGGTTGATAATAACTGAAGGAGATGAATATATATACCATCGTGAATCAAAATCAATGACAGATTCAGTTGTCGAATTCTATTCAAAGGATATTAAAGGTTTAATAAATGATGTTATGCGTGAATATAACACAAAATCTCAACGTTTAGATAGAGAATTCCCTAGAAAATTGTTAGAAGGAGAAGTAAATAAATCAATCGATTCGTCTAACATTCTAAACGAATTGAAAGAACTGGAAAATAGAAGAGACAAATTAGCCGAAGCTGGTTTACTGCAGGAAGAAAGCAAGTCTCCGGCAATTCCATATTCAACTTATTCAACAATCGATATAAAAAAGAAAGAGGATATGCTTTCTATATATATCGAGAATGAAAAGGAAAAACTAAGTGTTTATAATGATATTTTTAATAAAATAGAAATATTTGTCAGCATTTTAAACAGCACATACCAGTACAAAAATATATCTATAGAAGCTGATAGAGGATTTGTACTAGAAACTGATTCTGGGAATGAGCTTACGGTTAAAAAATTATCATCTGGAGAACAACATGAATTGGTTTTACTCTATCAACTGCTTTTTAAAACTCATACTAAGATGAATAGTAAAAACAAAAACACATTATTTCTAATTGATGAACCTGAGATATCCCTGCATATTGCTTGGCAACATAAGTTTTTAGATGACTTGAAAGAAATAATTGACTTAATCGGTTTTGATGTCCTTATTGCTACACATTCACCGCAAATTATTCATGGTAAAAATAATCTTATGGTTGAATTGCTTGGACCAAAAAAGTGAGAAGATAATGGTGGAGTATTATTCTTTAGAAAAAATGCATTATAAGGATATTATAACAGAAATAACAATGTTGAGAAATTCATTCGATGGTATATTTGTTCTAGTAGAAGGTATAAATGATATGGTTGTTTATAGAAATTTCTTTAAAGAGGGGAAAGTAATAATAAGATATACTGATGGAAAAGAAAATGTTGTCAAGATAGTTGAAAA from Candidatus Zymogenaceae bacterium encodes the following:
- a CDS encoding AAA family ATPase — its product is MRIKQINVKSLFGIFNHEIHLNMDERITIIHGPNGIGKTYILRMLHSLFYRNYHHFLEYPFKEFKVLFDDESEVIVNRIEGNKKEGPVLKISNKKEGKVVKGNKFQVPYFSRREEFYIRRFIDRQIPSLRRLDDDVWIDERNKQIMTFFDISVRFPDEVAYLSKDLARKGISKESLTLLNDKWLQTIVEKVIVQFIRAQRLIITEGDEYIYHRESKSMTDSVVEFYSKDIKGLINDVMREYNTKSQRLDREFPRKLLEGEVNKSIDSSNILNELKELENRRDKLAEAGLLQEESKSPAIPYSTYSTIDIKKKEDMLSIYIENEKEKLSVYNDIFNKIEIFVSILNSTYQYKNISIEADRGFVLETDSGNELTVKKLSSGEQHELVLLYQLLFKTHTKMNSKNKNTLFLIDEPEISLHIAWQHKFLDDLKEIIDLIGFDVLIATHSPQIIHGKNNLMVELLGPKK